Below is a genomic region from Anoxybacillus flavithermus.
GGGACATCTTCAAGCAAGCAACGTAAACATGGCGTTTCATTTGGAATAATCACATAACTTAATCCATAACTACCTACACACGCCCCGTAAATCCACGGCACACTATACTTTTGAGAGACGTCGTTGATGATCATACGCACATCAAAATTATCAGTACTATCAATGATCACATCGGGGCGATGACGCCCAACAATCTGTTCAATCAATCGGGCGTCCGCATCGGCGACAATCGGTTCAACAACGACGTCGCTATTGATCGCTCGTAAATGAACAGAAGCCGCAATCGCTTTCGGCAATCGTTTCATCGCGTCTTCTTCCGTATATACCTGTTGTCGCTGTAAATTGCTCCACTCAACATAATCGCGGTCAACAATCGTTATTTTTCCAACACCTGCACGAACAAGCGTCTCTGCATTAGCTGCCCCAAGAGCCCCCGCACCAATAAGGAGCACATGCTTTTCTCGAATGTATCGTTGCCCTTTTTCCCCAATGGGAGCAAACAGTTGTTGACGAGAGTAGCGATCCATTAGACGATGCTCATCCCTTCGCTCGGGCTACTCGCTGTAGCATATTTCTTTTTTGGAATGCGCCCTGCTTCATATCCAAGTCTCCCTGCCTCAATCGCAAGCTTCATCGCCTTTG
It encodes:
- a CDS encoding thiamine biosynthesis protein MoeB (catalyzes the formation of a high-energy acyladenylate intermediate and subsequently to the formation of a thiocarboxylate at the C termini of MoaD or ThiS in the molybdopterin or thiamin pyrophosphate biosynthesis pathways) is translated as MDRYSRQQLFAPIGEKGQRYIREKHVLLIGAGALGAANAETLVRAGVGKITIVDRDYVEWSNLQRQQVYTEEDAMKRLPKAIAASVHLRAINSDVVVEPIVADADARLIEQIVGRHRPDVIIDSTDNFDVRMIINDVSQKYSVPWIYGACVGSYGLSYVIIPNETPCLRCLLEDVPLGVATCDTAGIISPVVHMVVAHQTAEALKVLVGDKRTNRKLVSFDVWHGQYRMIDVHKLKKDDCSSCGKKRIYPALQYENETKFAVLCGRETVQIRPAQRGEREWATLLSFLQKQGIRVEQNEYLLAFTIHPYRFVVFSDGRVFIHGINDIQEAKRLYYQYLG